The Nodosilinea sp. FACHB-141 genome has a segment encoding these proteins:
- a CDS encoding ABC transporter substrate-binding protein → MLVILVGIASAGCDPTRFARASADVPRLVLSALSDPKTFNPILSQESPNIFGLTFEGLTTTDGISGETVPALAESWEISDDGTILVFTLRDGLRWSDGEPLTVDDVVFTYDVLFNPAIPTNSRDGFRIGTEGRFPQVSKVDERRVQFTLPEPFAPMLQNTSLEIIPAHILRPTVEGTDGQGNPLFLSTWGTDTAPKKIVGNGPYRLAQYISGERLVFERNPYYWRKDDQGNQQPYIEQIVWQIVGSTDTAFFQFRSGGLDLESVQPDFFSLLKREEERGDFTIYNGGPGLGTNFFAFNLNRASRNGKPLVNPVKSAWFNSVAFRQAVSYAIDRQTMVNNIFQGLGQPQTSPMSVPSPFFAPPEMGIRTYDYDLKKAKQLLLADGFQYNAADDLLDAEGNRVRFTLITNSGNKIRESIGAQIKNDLAKLGIQVDFQPLAFNSLVDRLTDSLEWEALVLGLTGGTEPNGGANVWLLDGALHAFNQNAGPGQDPLEGWQAAEWERRIADLYIQAAQVIDEDERFELYKETQQLTQEYLPFMYLINNLSLTAVRNRVQGVKFTALGGALWNIHELTVE, encoded by the coding sequence ATGCTGGTAATTTTGGTTGGTATAGCCAGTGCCGGCTGCGACCCGACTCGGTTTGCCCGAGCCAGCGCCGATGTGCCCCGCCTGGTGCTGAGCGCCCTGAGCGACCCAAAAACCTTCAACCCCATTCTCAGTCAGGAGTCGCCCAACATTTTTGGGTTGACCTTTGAGGGGCTAACCACCACCGACGGGATTAGCGGTGAAACCGTACCCGCCCTGGCCGAAAGCTGGGAGATCTCCGACGACGGCACCATCCTGGTATTTACCCTGCGCGATGGGCTGCGCTGGTCTGACGGCGAACCCCTGACCGTAGACGACGTGGTCTTTACCTACGATGTGCTGTTCAATCCAGCCATTCCAACCAACAGCCGCGACGGGTTTCGCATTGGCACCGAAGGGCGCTTTCCGCAGGTCAGCAAGGTGGACGAGCGCCGGGTGCAGTTTACGCTGCCCGAGCCCTTTGCCCCCATGCTGCAAAACACGTCTTTAGAAATTATCCCCGCCCATATCTTGCGGCCTACAGTAGAGGGCACCGATGGCCAAGGCAATCCTCTGTTTTTATCCACCTGGGGCACCGACACGGCCCCCAAGAAAATCGTGGGCAATGGCCCCTACCGCTTAGCCCAATATATTTCTGGGGAGCGGCTGGTCTTTGAGCGCAACCCCTACTATTGGCGAAAAGACGACCAGGGCAACCAGCAGCCCTACATTGAGCAGATTGTCTGGCAAATTGTCGGCTCTACCGATACGGCTTTCTTCCAGTTTCGCTCGGGCGGGTTAGACCTAGAGAGCGTGCAACCCGACTTTTTCTCGCTGCTAAAGCGCGAAGAAGAGCGCGGCGATTTCACCATCTACAATGGCGGCCCTGGTCTGGGCACCAACTTTTTTGCCTTTAACCTCAACCGTGCTAGCCGCAACGGCAAGCCTTTGGTTAACCCGGTCAAGTCAGCCTGGTTCAATAGCGTGGCGTTTCGCCAGGCGGTCTCCTACGCTATCGATCGCCAGACTATGGTAAACAATATTTTCCAAGGCTTGGGGCAACCCCAAACCTCGCCAATGTCAGTGCCTAGTCCCTTCTTTGCCCCGCCCGAGATGGGCATTCGCACTTATGACTACGACCTTAAGAAGGCAAAGCAGCTGCTGTTGGCCGATGGGTTTCAGTACAACGCTGCCGATGACCTGCTCGATGCCGAGGGCAATCGGGTGCGCTTCACGCTAATCACAAACTCCGGCAACAAAATTCGCGAATCGATTGGGGCGCAAATTAAGAATGACCTAGCTAAGTTGGGCATTCAGGTTGATTTTCAACCACTGGCCTTTAACTCTCTAGTCGATCGCCTCACCGATAGCCTGGAGTGGGAGGCGCTGGTGCTGGGCCTAACGGGAGGCACAGAGCCCAACGGTGGTGCTAACGTGTGGCTTCTCGACGGTGCCCTCCACGCCTTTAACCAGAATGCTGGCCCTGGTCAAGACCCCCTAGAGGGCTGGCAGGCCGCCGAATGGGAGCGCCGCATTGCCGATCTCTACATCCAGGCCGCCCAGGTAATCGACGAAGACGAGCGCTTTGAGCTGTACAAAGAAACCCAGCAGCTCACCCAGGAATACCTGCCGTTTATGTACTTGATCAACAACCTATCGCTCACCGCGGTGCGCAACCGGGTGCAGGGGGTGAAATTTACAGCCCTGGGCGGTGCGCTCTGGAATATCCACGAACTAACAGTCGAGTAG
- a CDS encoding glutamine synthetase family protein, which translates to MPDRSMPENASTILTRLREGKVRFVRVVWCDNGNVIRGKAIHIDALTRQLEGGETVAVGLSAAQQAIPVVADAVAPGSGLGPVGEVWLVPDWKTLQMLPYAPGQARALGEMVKDGQPWPWCSRQFLKRMVQRAGDRGLTIKAAFEPEFYLLKQRDQDIFPADNMPFAASLAMDLHQEVVMAIADALSAQGMAVEQYYPESGPGQQEISVRYTDALAAADQQVVYRETVKAIAHQHGLVASFVPKLFESCAGSGCHLHLSLWEGEQNLMPDGAGGLSETARSFTAGLLHHLPALMAITTPSPNSYRRLQPHSWSGAYAAWGMDNREAALRVPSNFSLPSPTHLELKTVDGAANPYLALGGAIAAGLDGIAQGYSLPEPVQQDPGSLSEEERGDRGIALLPQSLAESLAALETNSLLLDALGEPLAKTYLAVRRAELAAMADMTLEAEVELLRDRY; encoded by the coding sequence ATGCCAGACAGGTCTATGCCAGAGAATGCCTCGACGATTTTGACTCGGTTGCGGGAGGGCAAGGTTCGTTTTGTGCGGGTGGTGTGGTGTGACAACGGCAACGTCATTCGTGGCAAGGCCATCCACATTGATGCGCTGACGCGGCAATTGGAAGGGGGAGAAACTGTTGCCGTGGGTCTATCGGCAGCGCAGCAGGCAATTCCGGTGGTGGCTGACGCAGTGGCCCCCGGCAGCGGGCTGGGGCCAGTAGGAGAGGTCTGGCTGGTGCCCGACTGGAAGACGCTGCAAATGCTTCCCTACGCCCCTGGCCAGGCGCGGGCGCTGGGAGAGATGGTGAAGGATGGCCAGCCCTGGCCCTGGTGTTCAAGGCAGTTTCTCAAGCGCATGGTGCAGCGGGCGGGCGATCGCGGGTTGACGATCAAAGCGGCCTTTGAGCCGGAATTTTACTTGCTCAAGCAGCGCGACCAAGACATTTTCCCTGCTGACAATATGCCCTTTGCCGCTAGTTTGGCGATGGACCTGCACCAGGAGGTGGTGATGGCGATCGCAGATGCCCTAAGCGCACAAGGCATGGCCGTAGAGCAGTATTACCCCGAGTCGGGGCCGGGGCAGCAGGAAATTTCGGTGCGCTACACCGATGCCTTAGCTGCCGCCGATCAGCAGGTGGTCTATCGCGAGACGGTAAAGGCGATCGCCCACCAGCACGGTCTAGTTGCTTCCTTTGTGCCCAAGCTGTTTGAGTCCTGTGCAGGCAGCGGGTGCCACCTGCACCTGAGTCTGTGGGAGGGAGAGCAAAATCTGATGCCTGATGGGGCTGGTGGGCTCTCCGAGACTGCCCGATCCTTTACCGCTGGGCTACTGCATCACCTACCCGCTCTGATGGCGATCACCACCCCCAGCCCCAACTCTTATCGGCGGCTGCAACCCCACAGCTGGAGCGGCGCCTACGCCGCTTGGGGTATGGACAATCGGGAGGCGGCGCTGCGGGTGCCGAGCAATTTTTCGCTGCCCAGCCCCACCCATCTGGAGCTGAAGACGGTGGATGGGGCGGCAAACCCATATTTGGCGTTGGGGGGGGCGATCGCCGCCGGTCTCGACGGCATTGCCCAGGGCTATTCGCTGCCGGAGCCGGTGCAGCAAGACCCGGGGAGTTTGTCGGAGGAGGAAAGGGGCGATCGCGGCATTGCCCTGCTGCCTCAGTCTCTAGCGGAATCCCTTGCCGCGTTAGAGACCAATTCTCTCTTGTTAGACGCTCTGGGCGAACCCCTAGCCAAAACCTACCTGGCGGTACGGCGGGCCGAGCTAGCCGCCATGGCCGACATGACCCTGGAGGCTGAAGTGGAATTGCTGCGCGATCGCTATTAG
- a CDS encoding tetratricopeptide repeat protein encodes MDDSTLEVLLQSLKQADEYQRELATAALWQRWFYQKGEGGNQRLQDAQALVDSGQMDAAEDLLSTLVGELPDFAEAWNRRAVLYFVQKRYAEALADCEQVIELVPYHFGALHGLGLCYAALGQYEEAIQSFRRALVVQPYALVNQRLILECTAQLS; translated from the coding sequence ATGGATGACTCGACCCTAGAAGTGCTGCTGCAGAGCTTGAAGCAGGCCGATGAGTATCAGCGCGAGTTGGCAACCGCTGCTCTCTGGCAGCGTTGGTTTTACCAAAAGGGTGAAGGGGGCAATCAGCGTCTGCAAGACGCTCAGGCTTTAGTGGATAGCGGCCAGATGGATGCGGCAGAGGACCTGCTTTCAACCTTGGTGGGCGAACTGCCGGATTTTGCTGAAGCCTGGAATCGCCGGGCGGTGCTCTACTTTGTTCAGAAACGCTACGCGGAGGCCTTGGCTGACTGTGAGCAGGTGATTGAGCTGGTGCCCTACCACTTTGGAGCGCTCCATGGGCTGGGGCTGTGCTATGCGGCCTTAGGACAGTACGAGGAGGCAATTCAGTCGTTTCGTCGGGCGTTGGTGGTGCAACCCTACGCGCTGGTCAACCAGCGACTGATTTTAGAATGTACAGCACAGTTGAGCTAG
- the gvpA gene encoding gas vesicle structural protein GvpA yields the protein MAVEKVNSSSSLAEVVDRILDKGIVIDAWVRVSLVGIELLAIEARVVIASVDTYLKYAEAVGLTAQAAVPAA from the coding sequence ATGGCTGTCGAAAAAGTAAACTCTTCCTCTAGCTTGGCTGAAGTTGTTGACCGCATTTTGGATAAAGGCATCGTTATTGATGCTTGGGTTCGTGTTTCTCTGGTAGGGATTGAGTTGCTGGCGATCGAAGCCCGCGTTGTAATCGCTTCCGTTGACACCTATCTAAAGTATGCCGAAGCCGTTGGCCTGACTGCTCAAGCCGCTGTACCTGCTGCCTAA